From Cucumis melo cultivar AY chromosome 1, USDA_Cmelo_AY_1.0, whole genome shotgun sequence, a single genomic window includes:
- the LOC103495646 gene encoding protein E6-like encodes MAAASASTTFNFNHLSFFFLLLLSSVQTEARVNKFFSKFIHTDHEEVVPNTLSPAPLSVPPETSPSLAPTPAPAPFFDESQNAYGLYGSDPDTDENPRTITDVEEEILGGEGDQDETNRKSEFPMNNFVQTRDDEEQYQNKNYEYNNGFRNSEYENHNEYRNSEYENNNNEGRNYQYQSNFEDGGYRRSRFEPTEQQGMSDTRFMENGRYFHDINSKNDEENGSYGSKKKYPKYEFDSMEEYERSEGLLP; translated from the coding sequence ATGGCAGCAGCTTCAGCTTCCACTACTTTCAACTTTAACCatctctccttcttcttcctcctccttctCTCCTCTGTTCAAACTGAAGCTAGAGTCAACAAATTCTTCAGTAAATTCATCCATACAGATCACGAGGAGGTTGTTCCCAACACTCTTTCCCCGGCGCCGCTCTCTGTTCCGCCTGAGACTTCTCCATCTCTAGCACCGACACCGGCTCCCGCGCCATTCTTCGATGAATCGCAGAATGCTTACGGTCTATACGGCAGTGATCCCGACACCGATGAAAACCCTCGGACGATTACCGACGTGGAAGAGGAGATTCTCGGAGGAGAAGGCGATCAGGACGAGACGAATCGTAAATCTGAGTTTCCGATGAACAATTTTGTTCAAACGAGAGATGACGAGGAGCAGTACCAGAACAAGAACTATGAGTACAACAATGGGTTTAGAAATTCCGAGTACGAGAACCACAACGAGTACAGAAATTCCGAGTACGAGAACAATAACAATGAGGGTAGAAATTACCAGTACCAGAGCAATTTTGAAGACGGCGGCTACAGGAGGAGCCGATTCGAACCGACAGAGCAGCAAGGGATGAGCGATACCAGATTCATGGAGAATGGAAGGTATTTTCATGATATTAACTCGAAGAATGACGAAGAAAATGGATCGTATGGAAGTAAGAAGAAGTATCCGAAGTACGAGTTCGATTCAATGGAGGAGTATGAGAGGAGTGAGGGATTGCTTCCTTGA
- the LOC103495649 gene encoding uncharacterized protein At4g28440 translates to MATPAANAPAKRKPVFVKVEELKPGTSGHTLTVKVVSSKNVKVVNKGGRSTMLTARPQQLTRISECLVGDETGSIVFTARNDQVDIMKPGNTVTLRNAKIDMFKGSMRLAVDKWGRVEVAEPANFEVKEDNNLSLVEYELVNVEE, encoded by the exons ATGGCGACGCCAGCAGCGAATGCTCCCGCAAAGAGGAAGCCTGTTTTCGTAAAAGTAGAAGAGCTAAAGCCTGGAACCAGCGGCCACACTCTCACCGTCAAGGTTGTGAGTTCCAAAAATGTTAAGGTTGTCAATAAAGGTGGACGATCCACCATGCTTACTGCTCGCCCTCAGCAATTAACTCGAATCTCTGAATGTCTTGTTGGTGATGAGACTGGTTCCATCGTCTTCACAGCTCGAAACGACCAAG TTGATATCATGAAGCCAGGAAACACTGTGACCCTAAGGAATGCAAAGATTGATATGTTCAAAGGTTCTATGAGGTTAGCAGTAGATAAATGGGGACGAGTTGAAGTAGCTGAACCAGCCAACTTTGAGGTTAAAGAAGACAACAATCTCTCACTGGTTGAATATGAATTGGTTAACGTTGAAGAATGA
- the LOC103495651 gene encoding protein IQ-DOMAIN 33: MGIKGELVRNVFLRNRSFKTHEKNTRKHSTVERKKWHSVRSYLCGDEYNSVLVEEDAASIRSSEATVTQPVDELEVSRQKQEPGVEESELSSQLLKRQEQAAFIIQSAFRSFLARRRDKQIKRMDNDCKGIIEGIESPSRESLSTSIEVQTGNSEAFSVQDERIVLSNRVQQKSKTQLHRLKEEWDDSTVSSNVTKMRIQNRLEASTRRERALAYAFSQQLRICSKRKHSKSDVIEANMSWSWLERWMATRLPEGSSVETHTRKPSEVIDNNHRLMLSQRLFDISAEEKESCGSNEVSVRSVNFSADALKSTDSNLAKNRLKGSSDISRRKTVPSLHFDGDFTKVSKRDWVTPAESERDKKSRQKQAGGRGEIKCNDTYIDSSPSSSPLESRIGV; this comes from the exons ATGGGCATTAAAGGAGAATTGGTTAGGAATGTGTTCTTGAGGAATCGTTCTTTCAAGACCCATGAGAAAAAT ACAAGGAAACATAGTACCGTGGAAAGGAAAAAATGGCACTCTGTTAGATCTTACCTGTGTGGGGATGAGTACAATTCAGTTCTTGTTGAGGAAGACGCAGCTTCCATTAGAAGCTCTGAAGCAACTGTGACACAGCCTGTTGACGAGCTAGAGGTGTCAAGACAGAAACAAGAACCTGGAGTGGAGGAATCGGAACTAAGCTCTCAATTGTTAAAGCGCCAAGAACAAGCAGCATTCATCATCCAGTCAGCATTTAGAAGCTTTCTG GCTCGGCGTAGAGATAAGCAGATCAAGAGGATGGATAATGATTGCAAGGGCATCATTGAAGGAATAGAAAGTCCAAGTAGAGAATCTCTAAGCACGTCCATTGAAGTTCAGACTGGGAATTCCGAAGCTTTCTCCGTTCAAGATGAAAGAATTGTTCTTTCCAACCGAGTACAACAGAAATCCAAAACCCAATTACATAGGCTGAAG GAAGAATGGGATGATAGTACAGTGAGTAGCAATGTAACAAAAATGAGGATCCAAAACAGGCTAGAAGCATCAACAAGGCGTGAAAGAGCTCTAGCTTATGCTTTCTCACAACAG TTAAGAATTTGCTCGAAGAGAAAGCACTCGAAATCCGACGTCATAGAAGCGAACATGAGCTGGAGCTGGCTAGAGCGGTGGATGGCCACCCGCCTTCCTGAAGGCTCCTCGGTTGAAACTCACACGAGGAAGCCATCGGAAGTGATTGACAACAATCACAGATTGATGTTAAGCCAAAGACTCTTTGATATAAGTGCAGAAGAAAAGGAAAGCTGCGGATCTAATGAAGTATCTGTAAGATCTGTTAACTTCTCTGCTGATGCATTGAAGAGTACAGATAGCAACTTGGCTAAGAACAGATTAAAAGGTTCAAGTGATATATCAAGGAGGAAGACTGTACCGAGCCTCCACTTTGATGGAGATTTTACAAAG GTGAGCAAACGGGATTGGGTAACACCAGCAGAGAGTGAAAGAGATAAAAAGAGCAGACAAAAGCAAGCTGGGGGCAGAGGAGAAATCAAATGTAACGATACATATATTGACAGTTCTCCAAGTTCCTCTCCACTTGAATCCAGAATCGGTGTGTAA
- the LOC103495645 gene encoding 26S proteasome non-ATPase regulatory subunit 2 homolog A, protein MARDPNGSAGGGASNNSQREEATLKVPAKDPKKKDEKKEEDLSEEDLALKQQLELYVERVQDPDPGLQKVALESMRQEIRTSTSSMTSVPKPLKFLRPHYGTLKAYYETMADTDLKKYMADILSVLALTMSAEGERESLKYRLLGSEGDIGSWGHEYVRNLAGEIAQEYTKRQGEEAPIDDLMELVQEIVAFHMKHNAEPEAVDLLMEVEDLDLLVEHVDSTNFKRTCIYLTSSAKYLPGPDDMLALDIAYMIYLKFEEYTNALQIALFLHNLEYVRQIYQSCDDLQRKKQFSYILARQGTCFELDEEMCADDDDREALQEIINNSKLSEGYLTLARDIEVMEPKSPEDIYKAHLLDGRASAGASVDSARQNLAATFVNAFVNAGFGQDKLMTVTPDASSGASTGNWLFKNKEHGKMSAAASLGMILLWDVDAGLSQIDKFLHSNDNHVVAGALLGVGIVNCAIKNDCDPALALLIEYVDKEDASTRIGAIMGLGITYAGTQNEQLRRKLTPILNDSRASLDVIAFTSLSLGLIYLGSCNEEVAQAIIFTLMDRHENELGDALGRLLPLSLGLLYLGKQESVEATAEVSKTFNEKIRKYCDMTLLSCAYAGTGNVLKVQNLLGHCSQHLEKGETHQGAAVLGIAMVAMAEELGLEMAIRSLEHLLQYGEQNIRRAVPLALGLLCISNPKVNVMDTLSRLSHDTDSEVAMAAVISLGLIGAGTNNARIAGMLRNLSSYYYKDASLLFCVRIAQGLVHLGKGLLTLNPYHSDRFLLAPTALAGLIITLHACLDMKAIILGKYHYVLYYLVLAMQPRMLLTVDENLKPLSVPVRVGQAVDVVGQAGRPKTITGFQTHSTPVLLAAGDRAELATEKYIPLSPILEGFVVLQENPEYREEQ, encoded by the exons ATGGCGCGCGACCCCAATGGCTCTGCTGGCGGCGGTGCTAGTAACAACTCCCAGCGTGAGGAGGCCACTTTGAAGGTCCCAGCGAAGGACCCCAAGAAGAAGGATGAGAAGAAGGAAGAGGATCTG TCGGAGGAGGATCTGGCCTTGAAGCAACAGTTGGAGTTGTACGTGGAGAGAGTTCAAGACCCCGATCCTGGGTTGCAGAAAGTTGCCCTTGAGAGTATGAG GCAGGAAATCCGAACCTCCACGAGCTCTATGACTTCTGTTCCAAAGCCTCTAAAATTCCTTCGCCCACATTATGGAACCTTGAAAGCTTATTATGAAACAATGGCAGACACAGATTTAAAG AAATACATGGCGGACATTCTATCAGTATTGGCACTGACAATGTCTGCAGAGGGAGAACGG GAAAGCCTGAAATACAGATTATTAGGTTCAGAAGGTGATATTGGTTCATGGGGTCATGAGTATGTAAG GAACTTGGCTGGAGAGATTGCTCAAGAATACACCAAGCGACAG GGTGAAGAGGCTCCCATTGATGATCTGATGGAACTTGTTCAAGAAATTGTTGCTTTTCACATGAAA CACAATGCCGAGCCTGAAGCTGTTGATCTACTTATGGAG GTTGAAGATCTTGATCTGTTAGTTGAGCATGTTGACAGCACAAATTTCAAAAGGACCTGTATCTATCTTACTAGTTCAGCCAA ATATCTACCTGGACCTGATGACATGCTCGCTTTGGACATTGCATATATGATATATCTAAAATTTGAAGAGTATACCAATGCGCTTCAGATTGCTTTGTTTCTCCACAACTTGGAG TATGTCAGGCAGATCTATCAATCCTGTGATGATTTGCAGCGTAAAAAGCAATTTTCGTACATACTTGCTCGACAG GGCACTTGTTTTGAGCTTGATGAGGAGATGTGTGCAGATGACGATGATAGAGAGGCATTGCAGGAAATTATCAATAATTCCAAACTAAGTGAAGGTTATCTCACCCTGGCTCGTGACATTGAGGTCATGGAGCCTAAATCTCCAGAAGACATCTATAAG GCACATTTGCTTGATGGCAGGGCTAGTGCTGGTGCAAGTGTTGATTCTGCTCGTCAAAATTTAGCTGCTACCTTTGTTAATGCTTTTGTGAATGCTGGCTTTGGTCAG GATAAGTTAATGACAGTTACACCAGATGCATCCAGTGGTGCTTCTACGGGAAACTGGTTATTTAAGAACAAAGAACACGGGAAGATGAGCGCTGCAGCAAGTTTG GGTATGATTTTGCTTTGGGATGTGGATGCTGGACTTTCTCAAATTGACAAATTTTTGCACAGCAACGATAACCACGTTGTTGCTGGTGCATTGCTGGGAGTTGGTATTGTCAATTGTGCTATCAAGAATGATTGTGATCCT GCATTAGCACTTCTAATAGAATATGTTGACAAAGAAGATGCATCGACTCGTATAGGTGCAATAATGGGTTTGGGAATTACATATGCTGGAACTCAAAATGAGCAG CTACGTCGAAAACTGACCCCTATATTAAATGATTCAAGAGCTTCACTTGATGTGATTGCATTCACTTCACTCTCGTTGGGCTTAATATATCTTGGCTCCTGCAATGAGGAGGTTGCTCAAGCAATTATATTTACATTAATGGATCGACATGAGAATGAATTGGGGGATGCTCTAGGTCGCCTTCTACCACTTAGCCTTGGTCTTCTGTACCTTGGAAAGCAG GAAAGTGTGGAGGCCACAGCTGAGGTTTCCAAGACATTTAACGAGAAAATCAGAAAATATTGTGATATGACATTGCTCTCCTGTGCATATGCTGGAACTGGGAATGTACTTAAG GTTCAAAACCTTCTTGGTCATTGTTCTCAACATCTTGAGAAGGGTGAAACCCACCAAGGAGCTGCTGTGCTTGGAATTGCAATGGTGGCAATGGCCGAAGAATTAGGTTTGGAGATGGCAATTCGTTCATTAGAGCATCTTTTGCAGTATGGAGAGCAAAATATCCGTCGTGCTGTTCCCTTGGCTCTCGGCCTCCTTTGTATTTCAAACCCCAAG GTTAATGTTATGGACACGTTAAGCAGACTGAGTCATGATACGGATTCGGAAGTAGCAATG GCAGCAGTGATCTCCTTGGGTTTGATTGGTGCGGGAACCAATAATGCAAGAATAGCTGGCATGCTTCGAAATCTTTCGAGTTATTACTACAAAGACGCAAGCCTTCTTTTCTGT GTCAGGATTGCCCAAGGGCTTGTACATTTGGGGAAGGGCCTGTTAACTCTGAATCCTTATCATTCTGACCGATTCTTATTGGCACC GACTGCGCTTGCAGGATTAATAATTACGTTGCATGCATGTCTTGACATGAAAGCCATTATCCTGGGGAAATATCATTATGTTCTCTACTACCTTGTCTTGGCAATGCAG CCGAGAATGCTGTTGACTGTGGATGAGAATCTTAAGCCTCTCTCAGTACCTGTTCGGGTGGGTCAAGCTGTTGATGTCGTTGGACAGGCGGGTCGGCCAAAGACAATCACTGGTTTTCAAACTCACTCAACCCCAGTTCTTCTTGCTGCTGGTGACAGGGCAGAACTGGCAACTGAGAA GTACATTCCTCTTTCGCCAATCCTAGAAGGATTCGTTGTTTTACAAGAGAACCCAGAATATAGAGAGGAACAGTAG
- the LOC103495648 gene encoding uncharacterized protein LOC103495648, translating into MKVKVISRSTDEFTRERSHDLQRVFRNFDPSLRPQEKAVEYVRAVNAAKLDKMFAKPFIGAMDGHMDAVSCMAKNPNHLKGIFSGSMDGDIRLWDIANRRTVCQFPGHQGAVRGLTASTDGRILISCGTDCTVRLWNVPFPTLNSYETSNNASEPLAVYVWKNAFWAVDHQWDGNLFATAGAQLDIWDHNRSQPVSSYEWGTDSVISVRFNPGEPNVLATSASDRSIALYDLRMSSPARKVIMRTKTNSICWNPREPMNFTAANEDCNCYSYDSRKLDEAKCVHRDHVSAVMDIDFSPSGREFVTGSYDRTIRIFPYNGGHSREIYHTKRMQRVFCVRFSSDASYVISGSDDTNLRLWKAKASEQLGVLLPREKRKHEYQEAVKNRYKHLPEVKRIVRHRHLPKPIFKAAALRRTIMDAERRKEERRKAHSTPGSISTVPLRRRRIIKEVE; encoded by the exons ATGAAGGTCAAGGTGATATCCCGCTCCACTGATGAATTCACTCGTGAACGAAGCCATGACCTCCAG AGGGTCTTTCGGAACTTCGACCCCAGTCTCCGTCCGCAAGAGAAGGCGGTTGAGTATGTCCGTGCTGTTAATGCCGCGAAATTGGACAAG ATGTTTGCAAAACCATTTATAGGAGCAATGGATGGGCATATGGACGCCGTTTCATGTATGGCGAAGAATCCTAATCACTTGAAAGGGATATTTTCCGGTTCGATGGATGGAG ATATTCGTCTGTGGGATATTGCAAACAG GCGAACTGTTTGTCAGTTTCCTGGACATCAAGGTGCCGTTCGAGGTTTGACTGCATCTACTGATGGACGCATCTTGATATCATGCGGGACAGATTGCAC TGTCAGGCTATGGAATGTTCCATTTCCCACTCTGAATTCATATGAGACTTCAAATAATGCATCTGAG CCTCTGGCAGTTTATGTCTGGAAGAATGCTTTCTG GGCTGTTGATCATCAGTGGGATGGAAATCTTTTTGCTACTGCTGGTGCTCAATTAGATATCTGGGATCACAACAG GTCTCAACCAGTGAGCAGTTATGAGTGGGGAACAGACTCAGTTATCTCTGTTCGTTTTAATCCTGGGGAACCCAATGTCCTGGCAACATCAGCTAG TGATCGAAGTATTGCATTGTATGATTTGCGCATGTCATCCCCAGCGAGGAAAGTAATTATGAGG ACAAAAACAAATTCTATTTGTTGGAATCCAAGGGAGCCAATGAACTTCACTGCT GCAAATGAAGATTGCAACTGTTATAGCTATGATTCTAGGAAACTTGATGAGGCAAAATGTGTGCACAGAGATCATGTATCTGCAGT AATGGATATTGATTTTTCACCAAGTGGTCGAGAATTTGTTACTGGCTCATATGATAGAACT ATAAGAATCTTTCCATATAACGGGGGCCACAGCCGTGAGATTTATCATACCAAAAGAATGCAAAG GGTGTTCTGCGTCAGGTTCAGCTCTGATGCAAGTTATGTGATATCAGGGAGTGATGACACCAACCTTCGGCTTTGGAAAGCCAAAGCATCTGAACAATTAGGAGTC CTTCTTCCGCGGGAGAAAAGAAAACATGAATATCAAGAGGCTGTTAAGAATCGTTATAAACATCTTCCTGAGGTTAAGCGTATTGTGAG GCATAGACACTTACCGAAACCGATATTCAAAGCCGCTGCACTCCGACGCACGATTATGGACGCCGagagaaggaaagaagaaaggagGAAAGCTCACAGCACTCCTGGGAGCATTTCGACTGTGCCTCTCCGTAGGAGAAGAATTATCAAAGAAGTTGAGTAA
- the LOC103495650 gene encoding eukaryotic translation initiation factor 1A-like: MPKNKGKGGKNRKRGKNEADDEKRELVFKEDGQEYAQVLRMLGNGRCEAMCIDGTKRLCHIRGKMHKKVWIAAGDIILVGLRDYQDDKADVILKYMPDEARLLKAYGELPENTRLNEGIVGGMDDDDEGGGDAYIEFEDEDIDKI; this comes from the coding sequence ATGCCAAAGAACAAGGGAAAAGGAGGAAAGAATAGGAAGAGAGGTAAGAACGAGGCAGATGATGAGAAGCGTGAGCTTGTGTTTAAGGAAGATGGACAGGAATATGCTCAAGTGCTTCGAATGCTAGGTAATGGTCGGTGTGAAGCGATGTGTATTGATGGAACTAAACGTCTTTGTCATATTCGAGGAAAAATGCACAAGAAAGTTTGGATCGCAGCTGGGGATATCATACTAGTTGGTCTTCGTGACTATCAAGATGACAAAGCTGATGTGATTCTCAAATACATGCCTGATGAAGCCAGGCTTTTGAAAGCTTACGGTGAGTTACCTGAGAATACACGTCTTAATGAAGGTATTGTTGGGGGTATGGATGACGACGACGAAGGTGGTGGTGATGCTTACATTGAGTTTGAGGATGAAGACATTGATAAGATCTAG
- the LOC103495704 gene encoding exopolygalacturonase-like: MSVIKYSSLLVITFLMALLSFTVESRSHVDVIFHLRKYGNIVSGADVTEALKDAWNDACASLRPSAVVIPKGTFKVREGEFKGPCKSPVEVRVRGTLQAPKHPHGDSWITFAYVDRMTLSGGGVFDGQGKAGWEKNDCHKHISCARLPISLRFNFITNSIVRRITSLDSKNFHVNILGCNNLTFDGVNIIAPEDSPNTDGIHIGRSIGISILKSRIATGDDCISLGDGSKRVKITNVTCGPGHGISIGSLGKYTNEEPVEGVIVKNCTIMNTTNGVRIKTWPASPVAGIATNMHFLDITMVNVSNPILIDQEYCPWNQCNRKIPSKIKINKVSFKNIRGSSATPVAVKLICSSNLPCEEVKVANIDLVYNGIKGSLTSECMNVKPIISGTQNPPICSSSYTTK; encoded by the exons atgAGTGTGATCAAGTATTCGAGCTTATTGGTTATTACATTCTTGATGGCATTGCTATCATTTACTGTTGAGTCTCGATCTCATGTTGATGTTATTTTTCATTTGAGGAAGTATGGCAATATTGTGTCTGGTGCCGATGTCACTGAG GCTTTGAAAGATGCATGGAATGATGCATGTGCATCTCTTCGTCCAAGTGCGGTGGTTATTCCAAAAGGAACATTTAAAGTAAGAGAAGGAGAATTTAAAGGCCCTTGCAAGAGCCCTGTTGAAGTTCGAGTTCGTGGAACATTGCAAGCTCCAAAACACCCTCATGGAGATAGTTGGATTACTTTTGCATATGTTGATAGAATGACACTATCGGGTGGAGGAGTTTTTGATGGCCAAGGAAAGGCAGGTTGGGAAAAGAATGATTGCCATAAACATATAAGTTGTGCTCGCCTCCCTATT AGTTTAAGATTTAACTTCATTACCAATTCGATTGTGAGGAGAATAACATCACTTGATAGCAAAAACTTCCATGTCAACATCCTAGGATGCAACAACCTCACATTCGATGGTGTCAACATAATTGCACCAGAAGATAGTCCCAATACAGATGGAATACACATTGGTCGATCCATTGGGATCTCAATCTTGAAATCTCGAATAGCAACAGGAGATGATTGCATCTCACTTGGAGATGGAAGCAAACGAGTAAAAATCACCAATGTGACATGTGGGCCAGGTCACGGAATAAGCATAGGAAGTCTTGGAAAATACACTAATGAAGAACCTGTTGAAGGTGTCATCGTAAAGAATTGCACAATAATGAACACCACTAATGGTGTTAGGATCAAAACATGGCCAGCCTCTCCCGTTGCTGGTATTGCAACCAATATGCATTTTTTAGACATTACAATGGTCAATGTTAGCAACCCAATTCTCATAGATCAAGAGTATTGCCCATGGAATCAATGCAATCGCAAG ATTCCATCAAAGATTAAGATTAATAAAGTGAGCTTCAAGAATATTAGAGGAAGTTCTGCAACTCCAGTGGCAGTCAAACTTATTTGTAGTAGCAACCTACCGTGTGAAGAAGTAAAAGTAGCCAACATTGACCTCGTCTATAATGGAATAAAAGGTTCTCTTACATCTGAATGCATGAATGTGAAACCAATCATTTCAGGAACACAAAATCCTCCAATTTGCTCTTCCTCTTATACTACAAAATGA